Proteins from a genomic interval of Rhodococcoides fascians A25f:
- a CDS encoding DUF779 domain-containing protein encodes MLDARPPARLKTTVEAMDLLRRLGGIHGELMMHQSGGCCDGSSPMCYPAGEFIVGDRDVLLGFIDLRLGVGEVATTLPEGADGVAVWISGSQFQAWKHTQLVLDVVPGRGGGFSLESPEGVRFLSRGRAYTAEENEILAEHPPLVGVDWEEGRRPEVPDEPLVVAEAVDACPVPGMLQG; translated from the coding sequence ATGCTGGACGCTCGGCCGCCTGCGCGGCTGAAGACCACCGTCGAGGCGATGGACTTGCTCCGTCGCCTCGGCGGTATCCACGGGGAACTGATGATGCATCAGTCCGGTGGATGCTGTGACGGATCGTCACCGATGTGTTATCCCGCAGGCGAATTCATCGTCGGTGACCGCGACGTCCTGCTCGGGTTCATCGACCTGAGGCTCGGAGTGGGTGAGGTTGCGACGACTCTGCCCGAGGGTGCCGACGGGGTCGCAGTCTGGATTTCGGGGTCGCAGTTCCAGGCATGGAAACACACCCAGCTGGTTCTCGACGTCGTACCCGGCCGCGGTGGTGGGTTCTCGCTCGAATCCCCGGAAGGGGTTCGGTTCCTGAGCCGAGGCCGCGCGTACACGGCCGAGGAGAACGAGATCCTGGCCGAGCACCCGCCGCTCGTCGGCGTCGACTGGGAAGAAGGTCGACGGCCCGAGGTTCCCGACGAACCTCTGGTGGTCGCCGAGGCTGTCGACGCATGTCCCGTCCCGGGGATGCTCCAAGGCTGA
- the exaC gene encoding acetaldehyde dehydrogenase ExaC — protein sequence MSVYARPGTADSVMSFQSRYDNWIGGEWVPPVKGQYFENPTPVTGENFCEVARSTSEDIELALDAAHAAAPAWGKTSAAERAVILNKIADRIAENLESIALAESWDNGKPIRETLNADIPLAIDHFRYFAGCIRAQEGSLSEIDSDTVAYHFHEPLGVVGQIIPWNFPILMAVWKLAPALAAGNAVVLKPAEQTPASILHLISIIGDLLPPGVINIVNGFGVEAGKPLASSPRISKIAFTGETTTGRLIMQYASQNLIPVTLELGGKSPNVFFSDVLQANDDYQDKALEGFTMFALNQGEVCTCPSRSLIQADIFDEFLALAAIRTKAVRQGDPLDTETMIGAQASNDQLEKILSYIEIGKGEGAQVVTGGERAQLGGDLNGGYYMQPTIFTGKNNMRIFQEEIFGPVVSVTSFTDYDNAIEIANDTLYGLGAGVWSRDGGIAYRAGRDIQAGRVWTNTYHQYPAHAAFGGYKQSGIGRENHKMMLDHYQQTKNLLVSYAQKAQGFF from the coding sequence ATGTCCGTCTACGCCCGTCCAGGTACCGCAGATTCCGTCATGTCGTTCCAGTCGCGCTACGACAACTGGATCGGCGGCGAGTGGGTCCCGCCTGTCAAGGGTCAGTACTTCGAGAACCCGACTCCCGTCACCGGTGAGAACTTCTGCGAGGTCGCCCGCTCCACGTCCGAGGACATCGAACTCGCACTCGACGCAGCACACGCCGCAGCTCCCGCATGGGGCAAGACGTCCGCCGCCGAGCGCGCGGTCATCCTCAACAAGATCGCCGACCGCATCGCCGAGAACCTCGAGTCCATCGCGCTGGCAGAATCCTGGGACAACGGCAAGCCGATCCGCGAAACCCTCAACGCCGATATTCCGTTGGCCATCGATCACTTCCGGTACTTCGCCGGCTGCATTCGCGCGCAGGAGGGCTCGCTCTCCGAAATCGACAGCGACACAGTGGCTTACCACTTCCACGAGCCGCTCGGCGTAGTCGGACAGATCATCCCGTGGAACTTCCCGATCCTCATGGCCGTGTGGAAGCTCGCGCCGGCACTCGCGGCGGGTAATGCCGTGGTGCTCAAGCCCGCCGAGCAGACCCCCGCGTCGATCCTGCACCTGATCTCGATCATCGGTGACCTGCTGCCCCCGGGCGTGATCAACATCGTCAACGGTTTCGGTGTCGAGGCAGGAAAGCCGCTGGCATCGAGCCCGCGTATCTCCAAGATCGCGTTCACCGGCGAGACCACCACCGGCCGCCTGATCATGCAGTACGCCTCGCAGAATCTGATTCCGGTGACACTGGAGCTCGGTGGCAAGAGCCCCAACGTCTTCTTCTCCGACGTGCTGCAGGCCAACGACGACTACCAGGACAAGGCCCTCGAGGGCTTCACGATGTTCGCCCTCAACCAGGGTGAGGTATGCACGTGCCCGTCGCGCTCGCTGATTCAGGCGGACATCTTCGACGAGTTCCTCGCCCTCGCTGCCATCCGGACCAAGGCTGTGCGACAGGGAGATCCGCTCGACACCGAGACCATGATCGGTGCCCAGGCATCGAACGATCAGCTCGAGAAGATTCTCTCGTACATCGAGATCGGCAAGGGCGAAGGCGCACAGGTGGTCACCGGCGGCGAGCGCGCACAGCTCGGCGGCGACCTCAACGGCGGCTACTACATGCAGCCCACCATCTTCACCGGCAAGAACAACATGCGCATCTTCCAGGAGGAGATCTTCGGACCGGTCGTCTCGGTCACGTCGTTCACCGACTACGACAACGCCATCGAGATCGCCAACGACACCCTCTACGGTCTCGGCGCAGGTGTCTGGTCTCGCGACGGCGGCATCGCCTACCGCGCCGGCCGCGACATTCAGGCCGGTCGCGTGTGGACCAACACGTACCACCAGTACCCGGCGCACGCCGCGTTCGGTGGCTACAAGCAGTCCGGTATCGGTCGCGAGAACCACAAGATGATGCTCGATCACTACCAGCAGACCAAGAACCTGTTGGTGAGCTACGCCCAGAAGGCACAGGGCTTCTTCTGA
- a CDS encoding transcriptional regulator: MASRSDSGGNPWVAVRPGEDVAVLARQMSSAHQSFVDDIRTHGSTVRSVVLDSWMRSRTKGVDPDGGNDTPILTGPDLERYRNGHPMAIIRPVIRKLLVEDASDTGLLVAISDAEGRLLWVEGDSAAKDRALTMDFAEGVDWSEESKGTNAPGTALAVDHSVQIFASEHFSRSVHEWSCSAAPVHHPTSGHILGAIDITGGPRVAVPEVLSLVRATVAAAESELRLHLMNSPKSLGDTAPRLEVLGSGRPGVVRGSGRVPLSQRHAEILLLLGEHPEGLSSDHLAVLLDEQELDSVTIRAEMSRLRKTFGTAGLASRPYRLVGELTSDVGDIRRALDRGDVDAALRIYSGPVLPGSSAPGIESIREELRSRMQAALLRLGDPVLLAQWTSSIHGRTDVIAWEAYRATLSRDSALYGQVSARIELLDRELGI; encoded by the coding sequence ATGGCAAGCCGATCGGACAGTGGCGGCAACCCCTGGGTCGCAGTGCGCCCGGGTGAGGACGTCGCCGTTCTGGCGCGCCAAATGTCCAGTGCCCATCAGTCTTTCGTCGACGACATCCGTACGCACGGTTCGACGGTTCGGTCCGTCGTGCTCGATTCGTGGATGCGCAGTCGCACCAAGGGCGTCGATCCCGACGGTGGAAACGACACTCCGATTCTGACCGGGCCGGATCTCGAGCGCTACCGAAACGGTCATCCGATGGCCATCATCCGCCCGGTCATTCGCAAGCTACTGGTCGAGGACGCCTCCGATACGGGATTGCTCGTGGCGATTTCGGATGCGGAGGGACGCCTGCTGTGGGTGGAGGGTGATTCTGCGGCGAAGGATCGGGCGCTCACGATGGACTTCGCCGAAGGCGTCGACTGGAGCGAGGAGAGCAAGGGCACCAATGCTCCCGGTACCGCGCTCGCGGTCGACCACAGTGTGCAGATCTTCGCGTCGGAGCATTTTTCTCGGTCGGTGCACGAGTGGAGCTGCTCGGCGGCACCGGTGCACCACCCCACCAGCGGTCACATTCTGGGAGCCATCGACATCACCGGTGGTCCGCGGGTGGCGGTGCCCGAGGTGCTCTCGCTGGTGCGTGCCACCGTCGCCGCGGCCGAATCCGAGTTGCGTCTGCACCTGATGAACTCGCCGAAATCGTTGGGCGACACGGCTCCTCGTCTCGAAGTTCTCGGATCCGGTCGGCCGGGGGTGGTTCGCGGATCCGGCCGGGTGCCGCTCTCCCAGCGACATGCCGAGATCTTGCTGCTGTTGGGTGAGCATCCTGAAGGGCTCAGCTCGGACCACCTCGCGGTGCTCCTCGACGAGCAGGAACTCGACTCCGTGACCATCCGCGCCGAGATGTCGAGACTGCGCAAGACCTTCGGCACCGCAGGTCTGGCATCGCGGCCCTACCGTCTGGTCGGCGAATTGACCTCCGATGTCGGCGACATTCGGCGCGCCCTCGACCGCGGCGACGTCGACGCTGCTCTACGGATCTACTCCGGCCCGGTGCTCCCGGGGTCGTCCGCGCCCGGAATCGAGAGCATCCGGGAGGAACTGCGGTCTCGTATGCAGGCCGCGCTGCTGCGGCTCGGAGACCCGGTGCTGCTCGCGCAGTGGACCTCGTCGATTCACGGCCGCACGGACGTCATTGCCTGGGAGGCCTACCGGGCCACTCTGAGCAGGGATTCTGCGCTCTACGGTCAGGTGAGCGCGCGCATCGAACTACTCGATCGCGAACTCGGAATCTGA
- the mftG gene encoding mycofactocin dehydrogenase MftG, whose translation MNRTEYADVIVVGGGSCGCVVASRSSENPDRSVLLLEAGPTFSAVAEVPADLTDASMLPIGPGSEWVGTYSAELTSGVGRTIARGRVLGGSGAVNGGYFVRATPTDFDGWPQPLWSFEQVLPFYLGSETDLDAGMQRQWHGSRGPMPVARTPVHARHPITTAFVDSAVNAGFSMQQDLNSPGASAGGVGAVPLNIRNGTRVSAALAYLLPILDRQNLRVQGNSTVTSLMFDGSKVIGVEIVVDGVRSIVRSDTVILSAGAVHTPALLLRSGIGPADDLVALGMSVVVDSPGVGRGFSDHPEVAVPVVVKNEVPSKSSALEAVLHAGAVEIRPYTRKFDRLISGLEPGPHVVGVGLMRSTSRGSIALRSTDPFEAPDVRYHYLESEVDRRAMREGVELARDLLASPIMSETVDVLTIENPLAAPGTSLHLSGSARMGPESDPSSVLDDHCRVRGVDGLFVVDTSAFPVVPSRGPHATAIMFAERAADLIADHDRRGGA comes from the coding sequence GTGAACCGGACCGAGTACGCGGACGTCATCGTCGTCGGCGGTGGCTCCTGCGGCTGTGTCGTCGCCTCTCGATCGAGCGAGAATCCCGATCGATCGGTGTTGTTGCTCGAAGCCGGACCCACGTTCTCGGCTGTCGCCGAAGTCCCGGCCGACCTGACCGACGCATCGATGCTTCCCATCGGACCCGGCAGCGAATGGGTGGGAACGTATTCGGCCGAACTCACCTCCGGCGTCGGCCGAACAATTGCTCGAGGTCGGGTTCTGGGCGGCTCGGGCGCAGTGAACGGTGGCTACTTCGTTCGTGCCACGCCCACGGACTTCGACGGCTGGCCGCAGCCGCTGTGGTCTTTCGAGCAGGTGCTGCCGTTCTACCTCGGCTCCGAAACAGATCTCGATGCCGGTATGCAGAGGCAATGGCACGGATCTCGCGGACCCATGCCGGTCGCGCGCACCCCGGTACACGCTCGACATCCGATCACGACGGCATTCGTCGATTCTGCAGTGAATGCGGGATTTTCGATGCAACAGGACCTGAACTCTCCCGGAGCGTCCGCCGGGGGAGTCGGTGCAGTGCCGTTGAACATCCGCAACGGCACCCGCGTAAGTGCGGCTCTCGCATACCTTTTGCCGATCCTGGATCGTCAGAACCTACGCGTGCAGGGAAATTCGACGGTAACGTCGTTGATGTTCGACGGCAGCAAGGTGATCGGCGTCGAGATCGTCGTCGACGGCGTGCGCAGTATCGTGAGGTCCGACACGGTGATTCTGTCTGCGGGTGCTGTGCACACCCCGGCACTGTTGCTTCGATCGGGTATCGGTCCCGCTGATGATCTTGTCGCGCTGGGCATGTCGGTCGTTGTCGACAGTCCTGGTGTGGGTCGAGGTTTCAGTGACCATCCCGAGGTTGCTGTTCCTGTCGTCGTAAAGAACGAAGTTCCGTCGAAATCGTCTGCGCTGGAAGCAGTTCTACATGCCGGCGCTGTGGAGATCAGGCCGTACACCAGAAAGTTCGACCGGCTGATCTCCGGTCTCGAGCCCGGGCCCCACGTAGTCGGCGTCGGCCTCATGCGATCGACGAGTCGCGGGAGCATTGCGCTGCGCAGTACGGACCCGTTCGAGGCTCCGGACGTGCGGTACCACTATCTCGAATCGGAGGTCGACCGGCGCGCTATGCGCGAGGGCGTCGAACTTGCGCGCGATCTGCTGGCGTCGCCGATCATGTCGGAGACCGTGGATGTGCTAACGATCGAGAATCCCCTCGCGGCGCCCGGCACATCACTGCACCTGTCCGGTAGCGCCAGGATGGGGCCCGAGTCGGATCCGAGTTCGGTACTCGACGATCACTGCCGGGTGCGCGGTGTCGACGGACTCTTTGTCGTCGATACCTCGGCATTCCCGGTGGTGCCCAGCCGTGGGCCACACGCGACGGCCATCATGTTCGCCGAGCGCGCCGCCGATTTGATTGCAGACCACGATCGGCGCGGGGGAGCGTAG